A part of Escherichia marmotae genomic DNA contains:
- the yfaU gene encoding 2-keto-3-deoxy-L-rhamnonate aldolase has protein sequence MNTLLINPFKERLRKGEVQIGLWLSSTTSYMAEIAATSGYDWLLIDGEHAPNTIQNLYHQLQAVAPYGSQPVIRPVEGSKSLIKQVLDIGAQTLLIPMVDTGEQARQIVSATRYPPYGERGVGASVARAARWGRIENYIAQVNDSLCLLVQVESKTALDNLDEILDVEGGDGVFIGPADLSASLGYPDNAGHPEVQRIIETSIRRIRAAGKAAGFLAVAPDMAQQCLAWGANFVAVGVDTMLYSDALDKRLAIFKSGKNEPRIKGSY, from the coding sequence ATGAACACATTATTAATCAATCCATTCAAAGAACGCTTACGCAAGGGTGAAGTACAAATTGGTCTGTGGTTAAGTTCGACAACTTCCTATATGGCAGAAATTGCCGCCACCTCCGGTTATGACTGGTTGCTGATTGATGGTGAACATGCGCCAAATACCATTCAGAACCTTTATCACCAACTTCAGGCGGTAGCGCCCTATGGCAGCCAACCCGTGATCCGCCCAGTGGAGGGGAGTAAGTCGCTGATTAAACAAGTCCTGGATATTGGCGCGCAAACTCTACTGATCCCGATGGTCGACACTGGCGAACAGGCGCGTCAGATAGTGTCTGCAACTCGCTATCCACCGTACGGTGAGCGTGGTGTCGGGGCCAGCGTGGCACGGGCAGCACGCTGGGGACGCATTGAGAATTACATTGCGCAAGTCAACGACTCACTTTGTCTGTTGGTGCAGGTGGAAAGTAAAACAGCACTGGATAATCTGGATGAAATCCTCGACGTTGAGGGGGGTGATGGTGTGTTTATTGGGCCAGCGGATCTCTCAGCGTCGTTGGGTTACCCGGATAATGCCGGACACCCGGAAGTGCAGCGTATTATTGAAACCAGCATCCGACGGATCCGCGCTGCGGGTAAAGCAGCAGGTTTTCTGGCTGTGGCTCCTGATATGGCGCAGCAATGCCTTGCGTGGGGAGCGAACTTTGTCGCCGTTGGCGTCGACACCATGCTCTACAGTGATGCCCTGGATAAGCGACTGGCGATATTTAAATCAGGCAAAAATGAGCCACGCATAAAAGGTAGTTATTGA